A window of Argopecten irradians isolate NY chromosome 14, Ai_NY, whole genome shotgun sequence contains these coding sequences:
- the LOC138307125 gene encoding uncharacterized protein, with translation MPSANRWCVAEGCNSADCKRGKYGFMSGIEFFPFPSQKKAPKARKRWLELLRREDYDPNKRHRLCSRHFVDGKPTDNHPYPDLFAYIKYKQSCNPRSAPLLSKLSKCRDEENWTKHTATNTCTDHTEEMPMAMMLVDFPDTDEVGHKIFIPVINDEIVETSQIPQKDGIMIDHVYQKSRDDVHDVCVQTTITMEDMEIAEKKLKSLEDSDEENMRPSVVNKITQSDETVRKYTGLPSLLMLNTLFGILKKTSPVLNYWSGQGSCNLPPYHEDPGRKKTGPPRKLTMFHEFLLTLVRLRLALLTFVDYRHRGIHSRTRERMDGA, from the exons ATGCCGTCTGCGAACCGCTGGTGTGTTGCCGAAGGGTGTAATTCCGCAGATTGTAAAAGAGGAAAGTATGGTTTTATGAGCGGCATTGAATTTTTTCCATTTCCATCTCAAAAGAAAGCGCCGAAAGCCCGAAAACGATGGTTGGAGCTGTTGCGAAGAGAGGACTATGACCCAAATAAACGGCACAGACTGTGTTCTCGTCATTTTGTTGACGGCAAACCCACAGATAACCACCCTTATCCCGATCTATTTGcctatattaaatataaacagtCATGCAATCCAAGATCAGCACCTTTACTCAGTAAGCTTAGTAAGTGTAGGGATGAAGAGAACTGGACAAAGCACACAgcgacaaatacatgtacagatcaTACCGAGGAGATGCCAATGGCCATGATGCTTGTTGACTTTCCAGATACTGATGAG GTTGGTCATAAGATATTTATCCCTGTAATAAATGACGAAATAGTTGAGACCTCACAGATTCCACAGAAAGATG GTATAATGATTGACCATGTATATCAGAAGTCTAGAGATGATGTGCATGATGTTTGTGTCCAAACTACCATTACTATGGAAGACATGGAAATAGCTGAGAAAAAACTAAAGTCCTTAGAGGATAGTGACGAAGAAAACATGAGGCCATCTGTTGTTAACAAGATAACTCAGTCTGATGAAACTGTGAGAAAGTACACTGGTCTGCCATCATTACTAATGCTCAACACATTGTTTG gAATTCTGAAGAAAACATCTCCAGTTCTCAATTACTGGTCTGGACAGGGAAGCTGTAATCTGCCCCCTTATCATGAAGACCCTGGGAGAAAAAAGACTGGACCTCCAAGAAAACTTACTATGTTTCATGAATTTCTTCTGACATTAGTCAGGCTGAGGTTGGCTTTGCTTACCTTTGTCGATTACAGACATAGAGGAATCCACTCGAGGACAAGGGAAAGAATGGATGGAGCATAG